A genomic window from Desertifilum tharense IPPAS B-1220 includes:
- the secA gene encoding preprotein translocase subunit SecA, which produces MFLKNLLGDPNARKLKKYQPYVAEIKLLEEEVQALSDQDLVGKTAEFKARLAKAKSDNEQKEMLDELLPEAFAVVREASRRVLGMRHFDVQLIGGMVLHDGQIAEMKTGEGKTLVSTLPAYLNALSGKGVHVITVNDYLARRDAEWMGQVHRFLGLSVGLIQQSMGPEERQRNYACDITYATNSEVGFDYLRDNMSNSMAEVVQRPFNFCVIDEVDSVLVDEARTPLIISGQVDRPSEKYLRAADVARQLNSDDHYEVDEKARNVLLTDEGYIAAEQALGVDDLFDPKDPWAHFVFNAIKAKELFIKDVNYIVRNDEIVIVDEFTGRVMPGRRWSDGLHQAIEAKEHVEIQPETQTLATITYQNFFLLYPKLSGMTGTAKTEEAEFEKIYNLEVTVVPTNRSTKRADLSDVVYKTELGKWQAVARDCAEMHEKGRPVLVGTTSVEKSEVLSTLLTELKVPHQLLNAKPENVERESEIVAQAGRKGAVTIATNMAGRGTDIILGGNADYMARLKLREYFMPRIVQPDEEGNFNLAKVPAAGGKGGGQGFGDNKKVKTWKASPQIFPTELSKETEKLLKEAVDFAVKQYGERSLSELAAEDKVAVAAEKAPTEDLVIQKLREVFNRIREEYEVFTHREHEEVVNLGGLYVIGTERHDSRRIDNQLRGRAGRQGDPGATKFFLSLEDNLLRIFGGDRVRGLMEAFKVEEDMPIESGILTRSLEGAQKKVETYYYDIRKQVFEYDEVMNNQRRAIYAERRRVLEGQDLKEQVIKYAEKTMDDIVEAYVNPELPPEDWELAQLVSKVKEFVYLLADLEPEQLEDLSFAEMKTFLHEQIRIAYDLKEAQIDQIQPGLMRQAERFFILQQIDTLWREHLQQMDALRESVGLRGYGQKDPLIEYKSEGYELFLEMMISIRRNVVYSLFQFQPQPQTTVQAKSEIV; this is translated from the coding sequence ATGTTCCTGAAAAATTTGTTGGGCGATCCCAATGCACGTAAGCTCAAAAAATATCAACCTTACGTTGCCGAAATCAAGCTACTAGAGGAAGAAGTCCAAGCCCTATCCGACCAGGATTTAGTGGGCAAAACAGCAGAATTCAAAGCGCGGCTAGCAAAGGCTAAATCCGATAACGAGCAAAAAGAGATGCTAGACGAGCTGCTGCCAGAAGCCTTTGCAGTCGTCCGCGAAGCCTCGCGCCGAGTTCTGGGAATGCGCCACTTTGACGTACAGTTGATTGGCGGTATGGTCTTGCACGACGGACAAATTGCCGAAATGAAAACCGGGGAAGGCAAAACCCTGGTTTCCACCCTTCCCGCCTACCTCAATGCTCTCAGCGGGAAAGGCGTCCACGTCATCACCGTTAACGACTACCTCGCCCGCCGCGACGCCGAGTGGATGGGGCAAGTTCACCGCTTCCTGGGCTTAAGCGTCGGTCTGATTCAACAAAGTATGGGGCCAGAGGAACGCCAGCGCAACTACGCCTGCGATATTACCTACGCCACCAACAGCGAAGTTGGGTTTGACTACCTGCGCGATAACATGTCTAACTCAATGGCAGAAGTCGTGCAGCGTCCGTTTAACTTCTGCGTGATTGACGAGGTAGACTCGGTACTGGTCGATGAAGCCCGTACCCCTTTGATTATCTCCGGTCAGGTAGACCGTCCGAGCGAAAAGTATTTGCGCGCCGCCGATGTTGCCCGTCAACTCAATAGCGACGACCATTACGAAGTGGATGAGAAAGCTCGGAACGTCCTGCTTACCGATGAAGGGTATATCGCCGCCGAGCAAGCATTAGGCGTAGACGATCTGTTTGACCCTAAAGATCCTTGGGCGCATTTTGTGTTTAATGCGATTAAAGCCAAGGAACTGTTTATTAAAGATGTTAACTACATCGTCCGCAATGACGAAATTGTGATTGTAGACGAGTTTACCGGACGCGTTATGCCCGGTCGTCGTTGGAGCGATGGTTTGCACCAAGCCATTGAAGCCAAAGAACATGTAGAAATTCAGCCAGAAACCCAAACTCTAGCAACCATTACCTATCAAAACTTCTTCTTGCTGTACCCCAAACTGTCGGGGATGACGGGGACGGCGAAAACTGAAGAGGCTGAATTTGAGAAAATTTATAACCTGGAAGTGACGGTTGTCCCCACAAACCGCTCCACCAAACGGGCTGACCTCTCCGATGTGGTGTACAAAACGGAGTTGGGTAAATGGCAGGCGGTGGCGCGGGACTGTGCGGAAATGCACGAAAAGGGCCGCCCGGTACTGGTAGGAACCACCAGCGTTGAGAAGTCTGAGGTGCTATCTACCCTCCTCACGGAGTTGAAAGTCCCCCACCAACTGCTGAACGCAAAGCCGGAAAACGTGGAACGGGAGTCGGAAATTGTCGCCCAAGCCGGCCGCAAGGGAGCCGTAACGATCGCCACTAACATGGCCGGACGCGGAACCGATATTATTTTGGGGGGGAATGCGGACTACATGGCCCGCTTGAAGCTGCGGGAATACTTTATGCCCCGCATTGTCCAACCCGATGAAGAGGGTAATTTTAACTTAGCGAAAGTTCCAGCCGCAGGCGGTAAAGGTGGCGGACAAGGGTTTGGCGATAACAAGAAGGTGAAAACCTGGAAGGCTTCCCCTCAGATTTTCCCGACGGAGTTATCCAAGGAAACGGAAAAGCTACTCAAAGAGGCGGTAGACTTTGCGGTGAAGCAGTACGGAGAGCGATCGCTCTCGGAGTTAGCCGCTGAAGATAAGGTCGCCGTTGCTGCGGAAAAAGCCCCCACGGAAGACCTCGTGATTCAAAAATTGCGGGAAGTGTTTAACCGCATTCGCGAAGAATACGAAGTTTTCACCCATCGCGAACACGAAGAAGTGGTCAATTTAGGCGGCTTGTACGTCATCGGTACAGAACGCCACGACTCTCGCCGGATCGATAACCAACTGCGGGGACGCGCCGGACGCCAAGGAGACCCCGGCGCAACCAAGTTCTTCCTGAGTTTGGAAGATAACTTGCTGCGGATCTTTGGAGGCGATCGCGTTCGCGGCCTGATGGAAGCGTTTAAAGTTGAAGAAGATATGCCCATTGAATCGGGTATCTTAACTCGTTCCTTAGAAGGCGCTCAGAAAAAGGTTGAAACCTACTACTACGACATCCGCAAACAGGTGTTTGAGTACGACGAGGTAATGAACAACCAACGCCGCGCCATCTACGCCGAACGTCGCCGCGTCCTTGAAGGTCAAGACCTGAAAGAACAGGTGATTAAATACGCCGAAAAAACGATGGATGACATCGTAGAAGCCTACGTTAACCCAGAATTGCCCCCCGAAGATTGGGAACTGGCGCAACTGGTGAGCAAGGTCAAAGAATTCGTCTATCTGCTAGCTGACTTGGAACCCGAACAACTCGAAGACCTCAGCTTTGCAGAAATGAAGACCTTCCTGCACGAACAGATCCGCATCGCCTACGACCTCAAGGAAGCGCAAATTGACCAAATTCAACCCGGTCTAATGCGCCAAGCCGAGCGTTTCTTTATCTTGCAGCAAATTGATACCCTCTGGCGCGAACACCTCCAACAAATGGATGCGTTGCGCGAGTCGGTTGGGTTGCGCGGTTACGGGCAAAAAGACCCGCTGATTGAGTATAAGAGTGAAGGCTACGAACTGTTCCTGGAAATGATGATTTCGATCCGCCGGAACGTCGTTTACTCCCTCTTCCAGTTCCAACCGCAACCGCAAACTACGGTACAAGCCAAATCTGAAATTGTTTAG
- a CDS encoding L-threonylcarbamoyladenylate synthase, with protein sequence MTLVALDSLIQAAKAGQLVSFPTDTVPALAAKPECADLIFQAKQRSQDKPLILMGATPEDLWTYCQGTDSELAIWQRVADQFWPGALTLVLPASDRVPRVMNPLDPTTLGMRVPNSAIALEILAQTGPLATTSANLSGQPPLLEGSEIDLAFPQAQILSPACCENQAPPSKLPSTVAKWTGKGWETLRQGSVQLLSSN encoded by the coding sequence ATGACTCTTGTCGCCTTAGATAGCCTGATTCAAGCCGCAAAAGCGGGTCAACTGGTGAGTTTTCCAACCGATACCGTCCCCGCCTTGGCTGCTAAACCGGAATGCGCCGATCTGATTTTTCAAGCCAAACAGCGCAGTCAAGATAAGCCTTTAATCCTCATGGGGGCAACTCCTGAAGACCTTTGGACCTACTGTCAAGGAACGGACTCTGAATTGGCGATTTGGCAGCGCGTAGCTGACCAATTTTGGCCGGGGGCCCTTACCTTGGTATTACCGGCTAGCGATCGCGTTCCTCGCGTCATGAACCCCCTCGATCCGACCACATTAGGGATGCGAGTTCCCAATAGCGCGATCGCCCTAGAAATCCTAGCCCAAACTGGCCCGCTTGCCACCACTAGCGCCAACCTTTCGGGACAACCCCCGCTTTTAGAAGGGTCAGAAATCGATCTCGCTTTTCCCCAAGCCCAAATTCTCTCCCCAGCCTGCTGTGAAAATCAAGCCCCGCCCAGTAAACTACCTTCTACAGTGGCAAAATGGACGGGAAAGGGTTGGGAAACCCTACGACAAGGATCGGTGCAGCTACTCTCAAGCAACTGA
- a CDS encoding GNAT family N-acetyltransferase: MDCRHIQFCANPDAIDFEQLQALFNLAAFWAKDRRVEDWQIAIANSSPVISMWDGQKLIGFARATSDGIYRATIWDVAVHPDYQGLGLGRKLVETVLSHPKVSRVERVYLMTTNQQQFYERIGFQSNSTTTMVLFNQPLDTPCSAMAIEMG, from the coding sequence ATGGATTGCCGTCATATTCAATTTTGTGCGAACCCGGACGCGATTGATTTCGAGCAACTGCAAGCTTTGTTTAATTTAGCGGCTTTTTGGGCAAAAGATCGGCGCGTTGAAGATTGGCAAATTGCGATCGCCAACAGCAGTCCCGTTATTAGTATGTGGGATGGACAGAAACTGATTGGTTTTGCGCGGGCAACCTCCGATGGCATCTATCGCGCTACGATTTGGGATGTGGCAGTTCACCCGGACTATCAAGGATTGGGATTGGGTCGTAAACTAGTGGAAACGGTTCTCAGCCATCCTAAAGTTAGCCGAGTGGAACGCGTTTATTTGATGACCACCAATCAGCAACAGTTCTACGAACGCATCGGATTTCAGAGTAACTCAACGACAACGATGGTGTTATTCAATCAACCCTTAGATACGCCTTGTTCTGCAATGGCGATCGAGATGGGTTAG
- a CDS encoding TetR/AcrR family transcriptional regulator, giving the protein MIRTASSPSQPETQTRDRILKAAQHLFARKGYDGTTTRDLAQAAGVAEGTLFRHFTNKKAILIEIATQGWVEILTDLLTELSEMGSYKAVAQVMRRRMLNLHQNADMLRVCFMEAQFHPDLRDQIQSEVIGKMTDVAEAFFQTAMDRGTYRRMNPRIVAQVFLGMFTIAGFSQDTIMDSNSSPKAMQEMAEGLADIFLNGVLAKD; this is encoded by the coding sequence ATGATCCGAACTGCTAGTAGCCCTTCCCAACCGGAAACGCAAACCCGCGATCGCATCCTCAAAGCGGCTCAACACTTGTTTGCACGCAAAGGATATGACGGAACTACAACTCGCGATCTCGCTCAGGCTGCTGGGGTAGCAGAAGGTACGCTGTTTCGGCATTTTACCAATAAAAAAGCCATCTTAATTGAAATTGCGACTCAAGGTTGGGTTGAAATTCTCACCGACTTGCTGACAGAATTGAGCGAAATGGGCAGTTACAAAGCAGTTGCTCAAGTGATGCGGCGGCGGATGCTGAATTTACACCAAAACGCAGATATGTTGCGGGTGTGCTTTATGGAAGCCCAATTTCACCCCGATTTGCGCGATCAAATTCAATCGGAAGTGATTGGTAAAATGACGGATGTGGCAGAAGCTTTCTTTCAAACCGCAATGGATCGGGGAACCTATCGCCGCATGAACCCCCGCATCGTCGCCCAAGTTTTTCTAGGGATGTTTACCATTGCCGGATTCAGTCAAGATACCATTATGGACTCTAACTCGTCCCCCAAAGCCATGCAAGAAATGGCCGAAGGACTCGCTGATATCTTCCTCAACGGCGTCTTAGCCAAAGATTGA
- a CDS encoding DUF3067 family protein, translating to MTGQDLRQLLLQKWGCSYDIQLRQTQGKVFVQVMWKYLEQASFPLSEIEYIQRLDRVATYLNDWGCIERVRTYIEQTRDRPRLGKAVSIPVELGDRASEWIL from the coding sequence ATGACAGGACAGGACTTACGCCAGTTATTGCTGCAAAAATGGGGCTGCTCTTATGACATCCAACTCCGACAGACGCAAGGGAAAGTGTTTGTACAAGTGATGTGGAAGTATCTAGAGCAAGCTTCTTTTCCCCTGTCCGAAATTGAGTATATCCAGCGTCTAGACCGGGTGGCAACGTATCTCAATGACTGGGGATGTATCGAACGGGTGCGAACTTACATCGAACAAACTCGCGATCGCCCCCGTTTGGGTAAGGCGGTTAGCATTCCTGTCGAATTAGGCGATCGCGCTTCGGAATGGATCTTGTGA
- a CDS encoding diheme cytochrome C produces the protein MFRHFGFNKRCGQLRKWRSPLVLIILIAIWSIGLGSAFAIATAKIPPQTELVRQTKAVDPVLPRYSLGQQLYIENCGSCHIAIPPAVLPTQTWLELIQDPQHYGVRIQPLVDPQRLLIWNYLRIYSRPRSPEERTPYRIASSRFFNALHPNVQLPQPVNLKNCTSCHIGANEYDFRTLSPEWVD, from the coding sequence ATGTTCCGTCATTTTGGGTTCAACAAGCGCTGCGGGCAACTGCGAAAATGGCGATCGCCCTTAGTGCTAATTATCCTCATTGCCATTTGGAGTATCGGCTTAGGTAGCGCCTTCGCGATCGCTACCGCCAAAATCCCCCCCCAGACAGAGTTAGTCCGCCAAACCAAAGCCGTCGATCCCGTCCTTCCCCGCTACAGCCTCGGTCAACAACTCTATATTGAAAATTGCGGAAGCTGTCACATCGCCATTCCCCCGGCGGTTCTCCCCACCCAAACCTGGCTGGAACTCATCCAAGATCCGCAACACTACGGCGTCCGCATTCAACCCCTCGTCGATCCGCAACGCCTTTTAATTTGGAACTATCTTCGCATCTACTCGCGCCCCCGTTCCCCAGAAGAACGCACGCCCTACCGGATCGCCAGTTCTCGCTTTTTCAACGCCCTACACCCCAACGTCCAACTCCCCCAACCCGTCAACCTGAAAAACTGCACAAGCTGTCACATTGGCGCAAACGAGTACGATTTTCGCACCCTCAGCCCCGAATGGGTCGATTAG
- a CDS encoding sensor histidine kinase KdpD, protein MGWSHLIYLLVGVGIGIAIGFFGKNWAATPTRTQTESASSPAVQSQTLHHCQEQLQQTRLAYHMASEMSQFKAGFLARVSHELRSPLNGLIGMHQLILNDLCDSPEEEREFIGKAHESALKLMKFIDEMVVVSKTEHGTDRLQIQPIELAQVFREVYNLTHHQAANRNLTLEFSEPNPEVYILADQRRFRQVLVNLVDSAITQIPEGKIRLSAVPMPALQKVAIVLEDDRPETEWAEPIGLLSDPFPSNPPKAPFNGKLSPGLSLMVNKLLLELMDGSLEVISPPTKGNAAYYLQCSMPLASESLDG, encoded by the coding sequence ATGGGCTGGAGTCACTTGATTTATTTACTGGTTGGAGTGGGGATTGGGATCGCGATTGGTTTTTTTGGGAAGAACTGGGCGGCGACGCCAACGCGGACTCAAACCGAAAGTGCTTCTTCTCCTGCGGTTCAGTCGCAAACGCTACACCATTGTCAAGAACAACTGCAACAAACCCGTCTTGCTTATCACATGGCTTCGGAGATGAGTCAGTTTAAGGCCGGGTTTTTAGCGAGAGTTTCCCACGAATTGCGATCGCCCCTCAATGGCTTAATTGGGATGCACCAACTCATCCTCAACGATTTGTGCGATAGCCCAGAAGAAGAACGCGAATTCATTGGAAAAGCCCACGAATCCGCCCTGAAACTTATGAAGTTTATTGATGAAATGGTTGTGGTTTCTAAAACCGAACACGGAACCGATCGCCTGCAAATTCAACCCATTGAACTCGCACAAGTCTTCCGGGAAGTCTATAACCTCACGCACCATCAAGCCGCCAATCGCAATCTTACTCTGGAGTTTTCTGAACCCAATCCAGAGGTTTATATCCTGGCCGATCAGCGCCGCTTTCGCCAAGTTTTAGTCAATTTAGTCGATAGCGCCATTACGCAAATTCCCGAAGGGAAAATTCGCCTGTCTGCGGTACCCATGCCAGCGTTACAAAAGGTGGCGATTGTTTTAGAAGACGATCGCCCTGAAACAGAGTGGGCAGAACCCATTGGTCTTTTAAGCGATCCTTTTCCCAGCAATCCTCCCAAAGCCCCTTTTAATGGCAAGCTGTCTCCTGGCTTATCGTTGATGGTGAATAAGCTGTTGTTGGAGTTGATGGACGGCAGCCTAGAAGTTATCAGCCCCCCTACAAAAGGCAATGCAGCCTATTATCTTCAATGCTCAATGCCCCTTGCTTCTGAATCCCTAGACGGGTAA